A single window of Dendropsophus ebraccatus isolate aDenEbr1 chromosome 5, aDenEbr1.pat, whole genome shotgun sequence DNA harbors:
- the LOC138793355 gene encoding olfactory receptor 52M1-like has product METPNNSCFQFSSFLLVGIPGLEHLHIWISIPFFTIYLSAVIGNYTIVHIIVMETSLHQPMYIFFILLGFVDLILTNTTMPKLLSIFWFQYNEIGFCTCLLQMFFVHASSTIESGIFLAMAYDRYVAICNPLRYSATMTTSVIIRSGMFAVLRGLIYILPLPLLLRRFHLYTSNVILHSYCEHMAVVRLACADGSFNDHLGMAIGFMVLVMDSVLIVTSYILILQALLRLSAEARLKAFGTCISHVCAILCFYTPILSSSLVHRFGTNVPHHTHILLANVYLLVPPLLNPLVYGIRTKQIRERVRTFFS; this is encoded by the coding sequence ATGGAAACTCCTAATAATTCCTGTTTCCAGTTCTCCTCGTTCTTGTTGGTGGGGATCCCCGGCCTGGAGCACCTCCACATCTGGATCTCCATACCATTCTTTACAATATATCTGTCAGCCGTCATTGGGAACTACACCATCGTACATATCATTGTGATGGAGACCAGCCTCCACCAGCCCATGTACATCTTTTTTATCCTTCTTGGCTTTGTTGACCTTATTTTGACCAATACAACTATGCCCAAGCTTCTTAGCATCTTTTGGTTCCAGTATAATGAGATTGGCTTCTGTACATGTCTACTCCAGATGTTCTTTGTTCATGCATCTTCTACCATTGAGTCGGGAATCTTTCTGGCCATGGCGTATGATCGGTATGTGGCTATATGTAACCCTCTTAGATATTCAGCCACGATGACCACCAGTGTTATCATCAGGAGTGGGATGTTTGCTGTACTGCGGGGGCTGATTTACATCCTTCCCCTGCCACTCCTGCTGAGAAGGTTCCACCTATATACCAGTAACGTTATCCTGCACTCGTATTGTGAGCACATGGCAGTGGTGAGGCTGGCCTGTGCCGATGGCTCCTTCAATGACCACCTTGGCATGGCCATTGGGTTCATGGTGTTGGTGATGGACTCGGTGCTCATTGTAACTTCTTATATCCTGATCCTTCAGGCTCTTCTCAGGTTGTCTGCTGAGGCTCGTCTGAAAGCCTTTGGGACATGCATTTCCCATGTCTGTGCTATCTTATGTTTTTATACTCCAATACTGTCCTCTTCCTTGGTCCACAGATTTGGGACAAATGTTCCTCACCACACTCATATCCTCCTGGCAAATGTCTACCTCCTCGTACCCCCACTGCTcaaccctttggtctatgggataAGAACTAAACAAATCAGGGAGCGGGTGAGGACATTCTTCTCCTAA